A single genomic interval of Scatophagus argus isolate fScaArg1 chromosome 22, fScaArg1.pri, whole genome shotgun sequence harbors:
- the LOC124054037 gene encoding solute carrier organic anion transporter family member 1C1-like — MEEAAEDRDRMTSQQALCEPDQKTGKHPSISTLKLFIVALSFACFSKALTGTYMKSSITQIERRFDLSSTHVGLIDGSFEMGNLLFLAVVSHFGAKLHRPRLIALGCFLMAVGACLTGLTHFVMGRYKYNTVIQAFQNDSVKITACVDPLKIEDVPEIQIEPTAEDNRACVKESGSSMWIYVFLGNALRGIGETPVTPLGISYIDDFAKAENSPFYIACLQTITLLGPMFGFLLGSYCAKLYVDIGYVDMESVTITPKDARWVGAWWMGFLVSSALLLISSIPFWFLPRSLPKHEGNEARHENLGATEETLNNSRNLKLTDIAKGFFPSLKRLLGTPAYFLLLCGNILKFSSLIGLITFKAKYMEQQFGQSASRANFLIGMLNLPAVALGIFLGGLLMKRYKLSLVSGAQLSFATSFMAYLLLLLQFGTKCDNIPVAGLTISYNGTQRVSYNRDMLFSECNTDCSCSAEEWDPVCSDNGITYISPCMAGCLSSSGYGKNTVFHNCSCVSASFPAGSSTSVWLGQCPHAKDCSRSFTSYMAVSVLSSFINALGATPGYMVIIRCITPELKSLALGMEALVTRTLGGIPAPVYFGALIDSTCLKWSIKNCGGRGACRIYDSAMYRIIFLGLITCLGGSSYVFIIAVIILLRRQFRKPQQETETQHTNASKEIELHVPSNPPEDQPCSPKTPKLLPHVPEVSAIDLEKGRQVHRTEQLPDDDRVISTNNTQDRQKLQSLTETTVEFTPFASRAAQMGMDVQNSEEKVEERKDESCKKLNAQVEKEKLDNQTNEKNELEKEMTQN, encoded by the exons ATGGAGGAAGcagctgaggacagagacaggatgACCAGCCAGCAGGCTCTCTGTGAACCTGACCAGAAGACTGGAAAACACCCTAGCATCTCCACACTCAAA CTGTTTATTGTGGCGCTGTCCTTCGCCTGTTTCTCCAAAGCTCTGACAGGAACCTACATGAAGAGTTCCATCACTCAGATTGAGAGACGTTTTGACCTGTCCAGTACACACGTTGGACTGATAGATGGCAGTTTTGAGATGG GCAACTTATTGTTTCTTGCTGTGGTCAGCCATTTTGGTGCCAAGCTGCATCGGCCCAGGCTCATTGCTTTGGGGTGTTTTCTCATGGCTGTGGGGGCCTGTCTCACTGGCCTGACACACTTTGTCATGGGACG CTATAAGTACAACACAGTCATTCAAGCATTCCAGAATGACAGTGTGAAGATCACCGCCTGTGTGGATCCTTTGAAAATAGAAGATGTGCCAGAAATTCAGATAGAGCCCACTGCGGAAGACAACAGAG cCTGTGTGAAAGAGTCTGGTTCCAGCATGTGGATCTATGTGTTCCTTGGGAACGCTCTGCGGGGGATTGGAGAAACCCCAGTCACACCGCTGGGCATCTCCTACATCGATGACTTTGCTAAAGCAGAGAACTCACCCTTCTACATTG cTTGTCTCCAGACCATTACTCTCCTGGGCCCCATGTTTGGGTTCCTCCTGGGCTCCTATTGTGCCAAACTATATGTTGACATTGGATATGTTGACATGG AAAGTGTGACGATCACTCCTAAAGACGCCCGCTGGGTAGGCGCCTGGTGGATGGGCTTCCTGGTGTCGTCTGCCCTCCTGCTCATCTCCAGCATTCCCTTCTGGTTCCTGCCCCGCTCTCTGCCGAAACATGAGGGAAACGAGGCCAGGCATGAGAACCTCGGTGCGACAGAGGAAACTCTTAACAACAGTCGCAACCTCAAGCTGACTGACATTGCCAAAG GGTTTTTCCCCTCGCTGAAGCGTCTGTTGGGAACCCCTGCCTACTTCCTGCTCCTTTGTGGCAACATCCTGAAGTTCAGCTCTTTAATCGGTCTGATCACCTTCAAAGCCAAATACATGGAACAACAGTTTGGACAGTCTGCATCCAGAGCCAACTTCCTCAtag gTATGCTGAACCTGCCAGCGGTGGCACTGGGGATCTTCCTTGGTGGGCTGCTTATGAAGAGGTATAAACTGAGTTTGGTGTCAGGAGCTCAGCTGTCCTTTGCAACATCCTTCATGGCatacctcctcctgctcctgcagtTTGGCACCAAGTGTGATAACATTCCTGTGGCTGGGCTCACCATCTCATACAATGG GACACAGAGAGTGTCATACAACAGGGATATGCTCTTCTCAGAGTGTAACACGGACTGCTCGTGTTCAGCAGAGGAATGGGACCCCGTGTGCTCAGACAACGGCATCACCTATATCTCTCCATGTATGGCTGGCTGCCTCAGTTCCAGTGGATACGGCAAGAACACA GTCTTTCAcaactgcagctgtgtgtccgCCTCCTTTCCAGCAGGCAGCAGTACGTCTGTGTGGCTGGGCCAGTGTCCTCACGCCAAGGACTGCAGCCGAAGTTTCACCTCTTACATGGCTGTGTCTGTCCTCAGCTCCTTTATCAACGCTCTGGGGGCCACACCTGGCTATATGGTCATCATACG TTGCATCACGCCAGAGCTCAAATCCCTTGCACTGGGTATGGAGGCCTTGGTAACTAGGACTCTTG GTGGAATTCCAGCACCAGTGTATTTCGGAGCACTGATTGATTCAACGTGCCTTAAGTGGTCGATCAAGAACTGCGGGGGGAGGGGAGCATGTCGCATTTATGACTCTGCCATGTACAG GATCATCTTCCTGGGTCTGATCACTTGTCTTGGTGGTTCGTCATATGTTTTCATCATCGctgtcatcatcctcctcaGACGTCAGTTTCGGAAACCACAgcaagaaacagagacacaacatACAAACGCTTCTAAGGAAATTGAACTTCATGTCCCATCAAATCCCCCTGAGGACCAGCCTTGTTCTCCTAAAACTCCCAAACTCTTGCCTCATGTTCCAGAAGTTTCTGCAATAGACCTGGAGAAGGGAAGGCAGGTTCACAGAACAGAGCAGCTCCCCGACGACGACAGAGTCATCtccacaaacaacacacaggacAGGCAAAAGCTCCAATCCCTGACAGAAACCACTGTTGAGTTTACTCCTTTTGcaagcagagcagcacagatggGAATGGATGTGCAGAACTCGGAGGAGAAggtggaagaaagaaaagacgaGTCTTGCAAGAAGCTGAATGCGCaggtggaaaaagagaagcTGGACAATCAGACAAATGAGAAGAACGAATTagagaaagaaatgacacaaaactga
- the LOC124053920 gene encoding islet amyloid polypeptide — protein sequence MYHLRVPVLLLVLIVLLRSVTTAPSYGHFSPSSSSERENALPDSEGWLAPEISANPFLGLIGARPQRGLTAMNSHHVEKRKCNTATCVTQRLADFLVRSSNTIGTVYAPTNVGSATYGKRDLLQLPSYLPL from the exons ATGTATCACCTGAGGGTCCCTGTGCTTCTCCTGGTGCTGATTGTGCTGCTGCGCAGCGTCACCACTGCCCCAAGTTATGG GCACTTCAGTCCCAGCTCCTCCAGCGAGCGAGAAAACGCTCTCCCGGACAGTGAAGGCTGGTTAGCTCCTGAGATAAGCGCCAACCCATTTCTCGGCCTCATTGGTGCAAGGCCACAAAGAGGACTCACAGCTATGAACAG TCACCACGTagagaagaggaaatgcaaCACAGCCACCTGTGTCACCCAAAGGCTAGCAGACTTCTTGGTCCGTTCCAGCAACACCATTGGTACCGTCTACGCACCGACCAATGTTGGGTCTGCCACCTACGGAAAGAGGGACCTGCTGCAGCTTCCCAGCTACCTGCCTCTCTAG